In the genome of Calothrix sp. PCC 6303, the window GCATTGCTTCGCCTAAACGATAAAGCAAGATAAAGGCTAAGATAGCAATAATTTTAGCTTGTTTAAAATATGATTTGACTATTATTCCAAAAGATATTTCTTGATTTATGTTCTTCTGCCGAGGTTGATCCAAATCTGGTTCTGGGAGAACTAAGCGATGATAGATAAATAGTAAAACAAATAAAATAGATACTAAACCAAAAGTAGCCATCCAAGCCAAGCGAATATTATTAAGGTATATTTCTAGTTTCCCAGTAAGAAATACTAAAAAACCTGAACCAAATAACATGGCTAATCTAAAAAACAAAGAACGAAATCCGACAAAAAAAGCTTGCTGTTCGCTAGAAAGGGCAAGCATATAAAAGCCATCAGTGGCAATATCGTAGGTAGCAGAAATAAAAGCTGCAACTGCAAATATCACCAGAGATATGACAAAGAAATTTGGAAGTTGCAACGACAGGGCAATTAGTCCTAAACATGCAAACATTCCTAACTGCATCGTTAGCATCCAAGTTCGCTTTGTTGAATTCGTATCCACAAAAGGTGCCCAAAGCATTTTGAGAACCCAAGGTAAGTTGAGAAGACTTGTCCAAAATGTGATTTCTTGATTACTAATACCAAGACGTTTGTAAAGGATCACAGAGACTGTGTTGATGATGGTATTGGGTACACCTTGGGCAAAGTATAGGGTGGGAATGAATGTCCAAGGAGATAAAGAAACTAGTTTGTGTCTATGAGAGTTCATCGTGATTCAAGTTATTGATTAGTGCAGGTAAACGCGCTGATGTGATTCTCCTGCCGTAATCTTACCTGGTGTATTGCAAGTTATTCAGACTTAGGCAATTATGTTGAGAAACCAAGACTTTTAGCTTATATCTCTGTTAGTCGCTGTTTGATGTCAGCACACCTTGCTTCAGGATTTTCAAGCAGATGTGGTGATAAAGTGATATCCTAAAAATGTTCACAAAGTAACAACAAGGGGCTTTCTTGCTATGCAAGTCAACGAATTGGGGTTCATAGCGAGCATATTGTTCGTGCTAGTTCCCGCCGTTTTTTTAATAATTCTTTACACTATTACTGCTAGCCGGGGAGAAGGTTAACTTTTAATAGTTTTTGTGTGAAATAAGGAACCCCGCACGAATTGTGCAGGGTTTTTAGTTTATTTAGTTTTGGGGTTTAGGTTTGGGGCTTAGTTTTAGGGTTTATTGAAGATGTTGGCATCAGCTTTGCTCATTTGTGCGTGCTAACAACACAGGGCAATAAGCGTTAACACGAACATAATCAGATAAAGAAGCACCCAGAAGTCTATCTAAATCGACAAAGCTTTTAGCAACACTAGGTCGTCTATCTGGTGAACCTATCAGCAGCAAATCTACTTGGTTTTCCTCTGCCAGACGGCAGATTTCTTGCCCTGCACGTCCGCTACTAGTAATGTTGCTTTCTTGTCCTGATTGACCTGCACTTGTGATGCAACGGGTTTGGATGCCGTATCTCTTCGCTTCGGAGACTGCTGAACTGAGAATCGGGTTTTCTGGTTGGTTAGTTTCTGTTTTGTCTGATTTATTTTGCCAATTTGTGTTGACATTAGCAAGAACTAATTCTGCGCCTTTTACATCCATTAACATGAATATAGCCAACTTTAAGCAATGTTTAGCAGTTGCTGAATCATCCATTGCTACCATGACTCGGTTAATTCTTTTGACATAGATGTCGTCTTTAACCAGTAACATGGGACGTGAAGACAGTTGGAAAACGTACTGACTGACAGAGTTTCCTAAAATTGATTGTAAGCGTTTGAGTCCACGGGAACCCATAATAATCAAGTCAGCATCCACCTCATCAGCAACTTGACAAACAACGTCTTTGGGTTCGCCTTGGCGTAAAATTGAAGAGACTTGGCTGGGGTCTAAATTCAAGTATTGGATGGCATTTGCTAATATTTTGCCACCTTCTTCCCACTTGGATGTCATCCCTCCGGCACTGCTTTGGGAAGGAACAACGTGCAAAACTGTGACTTTAGCTTGCTTGATGGCTGGTAGTTCTGCGAAAGTCTTGAGCATCTCCTCAGCATGACCCAATCCAGAGACAGCGAGCAAAATTTTCTTTATCATTGTATATCTTCCAATGGCTTGGATGTATGCGCTTTTATTGTTTAGGACAGTGTGATTTCGACTGCTTTGTTTGATAACTTGGCTCAGTCAATTTGTGTGAGTAATTATTATTTGTTAGTCAAGGGGTTTTTAACTAGCAAACTTGTATGATGTTTAAATACTAATCCACAAATACTGTTTATTTTGCCAATGTTAAAAATATATAGACAAGGAATAATCACAGTTAGTAATAATGATTAATTACTAGTGCAAAGATATTTATGTCTATCTATTCAATTTCTTATTATACGCTATGATTTTCGCCTATGAAGTTAACTAATTTCTATCTCACTGATTAGTTTTCTGTCTATATTTGATATGTTTATTTTTTTTAAAAAAGGTGAAGTATTAATAAGATTTTGCCGAATTTTTCTCGTTTTAGGCATTAAAAGAATTAAGGTTTTTACAGAGATAAATTCAGGAATACCGATTAAATAAAGTGTGATCGTAAGATGTCTAAGGGGAGCATAAGGAGCCAATTCAAGTTTAATTAAATTTGCGTTCTTAATTTAAATATAAAGGGAGGTTACAGGGTAAATTAATGAAATACAGAGACGTTTCGGTGAAAAGTCTCTGTGGGGTTATGTATTGTGCTTGATTTCCTACTGACTAAAAAATAGTAAACAAGCTTGAACAATTCCGACGAAGAATCCTAAAAAGCCACCTAAATTTACAATTGCTTGTAATTCATTTTTCACGATTCCCTCGATTGCAGCTTCTAAATCGGCAGGTGAAGTTGATTTAACACGATCAATAATAACTTGGTCGATAGATAGAATAGGAATAGCTTGAGCAACAATTTTTTCTAAATCGCGTTCAAAATATCGTTCTAAAATTTGAGCTAGTTCTTTACTGATAACTTCTACGGAGGTGCTAACAACAGTAGAACTACTGAGGCGATTTATTAGTAGTGTAGCGGTTTTGTCCCAATCGAGGGAATCGCTTAAACCTTGAAGTAAATCGCCTCCCCGGTTTTGCATGTAGTGACGAACACTTTCGCGGGTAGTTTTACGGAGTTGACGAACTGTGGCAATGGGGAGGTTTTGCAACGAAAGATTGAGTAAGAATTTTTTAATGCGATCGCGTACATTAAGATCTTGAATCAATTCGCCAATTCTTTGGTTGGTTGCCTCCTTTTCGTCTAGGCAGTATGTCCGTAAGCGAGTTAAGGTATTGCGTA includes:
- a CDS encoding MFS transporter, whose protein sequence is MNSHRHKLVSLSPWTFIPTLYFAQGVPNTIINTVSVILYKRLGISNQEITFWTSLLNLPWVLKMLWAPFVDTNSTKRTWMLTMQLGMFACLGLIALSLQLPNFFVISLVIFAVAAFISATYDIATDGFYMLALSSEQQAFFVGFRSLFFRLAMLFGSGFLVFLTGKLEIYLNNIRLAWMATFGLVSILFVLLFIYHRLVLPEPDLDQPRQKNINQEISFGIIVKSYFKQAKIIAILAFILLYRLGEAMLVKLASLFLLDPIEEGGLGLSTDTVGLVYGTFGVISLISGGILGGLLISRYGLRKCLLPMALALNIPDIFYVYMAAVKPYLLLVYPLVALEQFGYGLGFTGFTVYLLYLCKGEYKTSHYAISTGLMALGLMLPGAISGAIQKSIGYTSFFILVCFFTIPGMISIFFIPLEE
- the psbM gene encoding photosystem II reaction center protein PsbM is translated as MQVNELGFIASILFVLVPAVFLIILYTITASRGEG
- a CDS encoding universal stress protein; the protein is MIKKILLAVSGLGHAEEMLKTFAELPAIKQAKVTVLHVVPSQSSAGGMTSKWEEGGKILANAIQYLNLDPSQVSSILRQGEPKDVVCQVADEVDADLIIMGSRGLKRLQSILGNSVSQYVFQLSSRPMLLVKDDIYVKRINRVMVAMDDSATAKHCLKLAIFMLMDVKGAELVLANVNTNWQNKSDKTETNQPENPILSSAVSEAKRYGIQTRCITSAGQSGQESNITSSGRAGQEICRLAEENQVDLLLIGSPDRRPSVAKSFVDLDRLLGASLSDYVRVNAYCPVLLARTNEQS